One region of Triticum aestivum cultivar Chinese Spring chromosome 6B, IWGSC CS RefSeq v2.1, whole genome shotgun sequence genomic DNA includes:
- the LOC123134991 gene encoding E3 ubiquitin-protein ligase PUB23-like, which yields MEGSSVEVPPYFLCPISLEIMRDPVTLATGITYDRCSIERWLSDGHATCPVTQQKLAEADREATPNHTLRRLTQAWCALHAVERFPTPRLPLDAARVAQIVEEGHGAGRQQELAALREIKAIVAESDRNRRCVEATPGAVEFLLSVVRNHATASKSAEDLLELSLDSPTSTSSPEEDALSVICSLKPSKKSLVRILEENGDFLDTLVYMLRRPSYRSRCYGTLLLKAMVSVMEPARLMAVRTEVVQELVRVVSDRVSAKAVKAALNVLCRLCPWGRNRVKAVEAGAMTVLVELLLDEGGRHPTELAVVAIDHLCGCAEGRSDLVAHPAGLAIVAKKAMRVSLTTTESAVRALHALARHSPTPAVLQEMLAVGVVAKLLLVLQVDAGERARAKAKELLKMHARVWKDSPCMQAHLKARYPC from the coding sequence ATGGAAGGGTCGTCGGTGGAGGTGCCGCCGTACTTCCTGTGCCCCATCTCGCTGGAGATCATGCGGGACCCCGTCACGCTCGCCACAGGCATCACCTACGACCGCTGCAGCATCGAGCGCTGGCTCTCCGACGGCCACGCCACCTGCCCCGTCACGCAGCAAAAGCTCGCCGAGGCCGACCGGGAGGCCACGCCaaaccacacgctccgccgcctcACCCAGGCCTGGTGCGCCCTGCACGCCGTCGAGCGCTTCCCCACCCCGCGCCTGCCCCTCgacgccgcccgcgtcgcccagatcgTCGAAGAGGGCCACGGTGCGGGCCGGCAGCAGGAGCTGGCCGCGCTCCGGGAGATCAAGGCCATCGTCGCTGAGAGCGACCGCAACAGGCGCTGCGTCGAGGCCACGCCCGGGGCCGTCGAGTTCCTCCTCTCCGTCGTCAGGAACCATGCCACTGCGTCCAAGTCGGCAGAAGATTTGTTAGAACTGTCGCTGGATTCCCCGACGTCCACGAGCTCGCCGGAGGAGGACGCGCTCAGCGTCATCTGCTCGCTCAAGCCGTCCAAGAAGAGCCTGGTCCGGATCCTCGAGGAAAACGGAGACTTCCTGGACACCCTGGTGTACATGCTGCGGCGACCCAGCTACCGGTCCCGCTGCTACGGCACCCTCCTGCTGAAGGCGATGGTGTCGGTCATGGAGCCGGCGCGTCTCATGGCCGTGAGAACCGAGGTGGTGCAGGAGCTGGTGCGCGTGGTGTCCGACAGGGTGTCCGCCAAGGCCGTGAAGGCCGCGCTGAACGTGCTGTGCCGGCTGTGCCCATGGGGCCGGAACCGCGTCAAGGCCGTGGAGGCCGGCGCGATGACTGTGCTGGTGGAGCTTCTCCTCGACGAGGGGGGCCGGCACCCCACCGAGCTGGCCGTGGTGGCCATCGACCACCTCTGCGGTTGTGCGGAGGGGCGGTCGGACCTGGTGGCGCACCCGGCGGGGCTGGCAATCGTGGCCAAGAAGGCCATGCGGGTGTCGCTGACAACCACCGAGAGCGCGGTGCGCGCTCTGCACGCCTTGGCgaggcactcgccgacgccggccgTGCTGCAGGAGATGCTGGCCGTCGGGGTGGTGGCGAAGCTGCTGCTAGTTCTACAGGTGGACGCTGGCGAGCGGGCCAGGGCCAAGGCCAAGGAGCTGCTCAAGATGCACGCTAGGGTTTGGAAGGACTCCCCATGCATGCAAGCGCACCTCAAGGCGCGTTACCCTTGCTGA